Genomic segment of Acinetobacter larvae:
GTTGAGATCCAAAGACTAATTGTAATTGCTCGACAACAAACCAAATGGGCTGATTTCGAAATAAAGCAAGTCCTATCACAAGCCAGACGACATGTTCGGCAGGCAACTTTCTTTTTCGGATTGAAGCTTTTCCTGTTTCGGATAAGCTTTTTTCAATCCAGTCATGATCAATAAGTTCACTAAACTTATCTAGGCTAGGTATTGATTGTTGCAAGACTGAATCTATATTTTGAGCAAAAGACATAAAAAATGAGCGTAATTTGATACGCTCATTTTTACTATATTTTAGACTTTTTGTCTTAACTGATCAGCATTAGCCTTATAGCGGTTTTTGCTTTTATAATTTAGTCTAATAAATCTTATAGTTATCTTTATTCTTTGTTATCATGTTTACGCAATTTAACAAAGCAGAAATATTATGAATAAATTATTTGTTGCCATATTGGCTAGTTTCGCTATTTGCTCAAATGCACAGGCTGGAAACCTATCACCAAAGTCGGTATTTGCAGAATACTCCTATCAAAAGGGTGATTTTGAGAATGATAATGGGGTTGATATGAATGGTTTTGGTATTGGACTTTCATCTTCACCGCAAGCAAGCGGTTGGTGGGGTAAGTTTGAATATCAGAGCAATAGTGATTTTGATGGCGATTATTACGAAGTTTCAGGCGGTGGTCATTATAACTTTTTGAGCAATGATCGCTTTTATGCACTTGGTACGGTTGGTTTGGGGGTTGGTGTATTGGATGTTGATAGTTTTGATAATACATCTTACATTACGATTCCCTTAGGGTTGGAAGCTGGGGTTAATTTAAATAAAAACTTTTCTGTTTACGGCGGTGTTGGGTACAAGTGGGCTTTTGATGTAAGTAATAATGATAAAACTCGTTGTAATGACGGCTCAACAAGCAATAGTTCTGGATCCGGATCTTGTTCTCATCATGGTGGGGTGAACTATTATTACGCTTCGAATAGTATAGGTGATTTTGATGGCGTCACCTATAAGGCAGGCTTGCGTTATAATTTTTAAATAGCACAATAAAAACCACCCAAAGGTGGTTTTTTATCACCCAATTAACGATAATGATCTCATTGTTTAAATTGGGGTTATTATGAAAAAGATAGCTTTATTCTTTTTAATTTTGCTTAATCAGCCTGTGTGGGCGGCTCCAACTTTCCTTCTAGAGTGGGACAGCAAAGGAGAAGCCTCCTCAGTAAATGGTGTTACTTACCTTGGGTGGGATAATGATCCCAGTTGCACCGCTGATATTTTTATAGATGAAATTAAGTCTTTTAACTATACAGCTTATGATGGGAACGTGGAGATTATCACAAAAAACAATCACTCCCCAGATGGATTATTTATTTACAAAAAAGACCTGAAAGGGTTGAATTTTGATGGAAATAACCACCTGTCAACACTCTTAAAAACTAAGGAGAAAGTTGTTTTTATTGGTGAGAAATGCGGATCTGGTGGTTATTTCAACATAGGAAGCATAATTAAATTGAGCGAGATTAATAAGGCAAGCAAAGCACCCTAGGGTGCTTTTTTGTTGGGGTTACGCTAGTTCCTCAAAACCATCATACATATTCGTACCTGCTGGGTTTCGCTGAAGTAAGGACATACATCCCTCATTGAAGACTAAAGGCAACTTGGATTGTAAATACTGATCTGCCTCAAATGCTGACTTTTTCATATCGTCAAGCCACTTGCTGAGTGTGCCCTCCGAATCGCCGCGATTTAAAAGCAGTCTTTTAATAAGTTTTGTTTCACATTCACGGCGAACTTCAATATAAGGCTCAATGATGTTTAAAATGCGTTGAAACTCTTGCGCCATCGCTGGTAAGTGTTCGACTTCAAACTTGGCAGGGCTAGGTACGCCAGTGACATGGCGTAGCGAGTGATAGACAGCATTTGTAAATGATCTCTTATGATCCAAATATCCAGCACAGCACCAAATAAGACGCTTTAAATTCAGCATATCGTTGTTGTTGATATAGTTGCGCTTTTCAATAGGTTTAGGGGCTTCATATTTGCCAGTTTTACGGATAGCTGGTAAAACTTCAGAGGTTACCCATTTTTTGAATCTTTTTGCTTCAGGTTTTCGACTTTTTAAAATCGCTGAATAGAGACCAGATTCGTTGATGATAGATAAATCTTGGCTTCCAGAGGGGGTACGCAGATTGTGCGTACCCTTTTCATCATCATCTAAGAAACGAGTCATGTCGCTTGCCATACGATAATCTAAAGCATTTGCAACATCTGTAGCAACAAACCAAAGCTCGCCGTTTATATCAATGATACGGATGTCGTGTTGATCATGAAAAGTGAATTGTGTTAGATTAGCCATGTTGACTTTCCTTTAAGTTGTTGACATCAATTAAGCCCTCGCCGTGCAAAGTCTGGGCTTTTTTGTTGTCTGAGATATTCATAATTATGCTCGAAAGATACTATTTAATTTGATGCCATAAACTGCTTGCCACGCATCTTTAGGGTAAGTTTTTACTGATCCGTAATTAGCATCATAAATATCTTTGATTTTCTTGCCGTTATCCTGGCACCATTTTTTTAGAGTGCGCCAGTTGAACTTTTCACCAGTTACAGTCTCAACAGCTTTAATTGAAGCGTAGTTTTTGGATTCGCCCAGTTGCTCTTTTAGTTTTTCAGCTTCACGACTTTTTGCTGATGCAGTTGCCATTGCGGTAGCTTCACGGCGTTTACCGATTTCAGCTTTAGTTGCTACAGCATGGTCACGTTCCTGTTGTGCAATTTGCTTTGCTTTGTATTCAGCAGCCCAAGCAATAGCAGCCTCGGCAGGATCAGCGAAGTTTGGCAGGGTTAAGTCATTCTGCTGTGATTGCTTTTTAAAATTAAAGTAGCAGTCTTCAAGTTGTTCAAATACATTCCAAGACTGATCAGTGTCTAAAATCTTGGCATGTCGTGCTGCACCTTTTTCAGTCCAGAGCATTAGTCGTGCTGTATGTTTTGGAACATGGTGAATACCAGTTACCATGTTCTTAAAAGCTTTGAGTTCAGCGCCTTCAACTTTAAAATAGTGCTTACCTTCAATAAATCGACTGGTGTTATTTGAGAAGTTCTTTTTTACATTATCGGTCTCAGTGCCATAAAAATCTGCCAACTGCTCAGTAGTCATAACAGGTACAGATTGATACTCAATAATTGATGTTTGCTTGTCGGCGATACAGACAGGGGTGTTAATTAATGCATTCATACTGCTGCTCCTTGAATTTGTTTATAAAGTTTAATCGCCTGATTAACTATAAAGTTAATCGAGCGATCGTGTTTATTTGCGTGTTGTTTAAGCCATTCATGATCATTGGGATCAATGACTCTAATCTTCATTTGTGGGTGAGCAATTGTTTCGGTAGACATGTTTAATCTCCAATGAACCACAGTGGTTCATTTGAATTAAAACTGAACCACGGTGGTTCTATTGTCAATACCCCACGGTGGTATAAAATGAATATTATTTTGTGGTATATGGTTGTAATTTATATGAGCAGAGTAGATCCCCAGTTAAAGCTTAGATTGCCGCTGGAATTGAAAGATAAAATTACTGAATCAGCAGCAAGTCTTGGTCGATCTATAAATGCTGATGTTGTGGCAAGACTGGAACAAAGTTTTGATCAAGCTGGTGTTGAGTTGCGTCAAAATGAAATGATAATTGATAAGGATCTATATAAAGAGCTTATAGGGATGCGTAAGGATTTATTAAAAATGTCAAAACTTATATATGACGGATTTGCTCCAAAATTTGAAGAGATAAAAATATTGCCCTATTCAAAACCCACCAACAAGGCTATCGCAGTTGGTGACACAATTAAGTTAAATTTCACATTCGGGGAATCAAATAATAGTAGATTTGGCAATTTTAGTGTTCTTGAATATGATGGCGAGATAGGCATTGCCGAACTGATTGGGGTTACATTGGATATAAACTATTTTGAAGATTATGAGGATAGAATTGGTTCAAAATATAAATTCAAAAAAAATGATGTAGTTGATGTTAAAAAGAAGTAATTTAAAACCCACTTTCTGAACCGCCCTCAAAAATTGGCTTCCAGTCCAGTTTGAAGGGTGGTTTTTTTACGCTCATTTGTTGATAATGATCTCATTGTTTAAATAGAGATTATTATGAGAAAGGTATTGTTAATCGCCGTTGGGTTGGCTTTGGTGGGGTGTGGGCAGTCTGAGGCAGAAAAAGCTAAGTCTAAAAAAGAAATGACAGAGATTAAGGTTAATCGAATCGGCAAGGAGCGAGTAATTGCTAAACTTAAGGATGGTGGATCTGCGAAATTTCAAAATCAAGTAGCATTTTGCGGTGAAGTTAATGCAAAAAATAGTTTTGGTGCATATACGGGATTTAAGCGATATATAGCTGCTAGTGATGAGTTGGTAGTTATGGAGGATAATATGGATCCAAAAGAGTTTGATGACGCATGGAGGGAGTATTGCGTTAGTTATGCCAAATAGTTTTAATTAATTAAGACCCGCAAATTGCGGGTTTTTTTATGCCTAAAGGAAAGTGAAATGAAAGATAAATCAAAGTGGTTTGTGTATAAACAGAGCAATGGTAAACAGGTAGGCTGCTTTCGATTGAAGCCATTTAGCAATATAGAGTGTTCTAAGGCTTTAGGCATGCTTATGTTACGAAAAAACATCTTGGGAATAGAGGGAACTGGATTTTACCAAGAGTTTATTAAGATCATTGCTGAGCATGTCATTCAGGACTGGGAAAATATCACTCTGCAATTTACTGATAAGCATGGTTTTGAAACAGAAAAATATACACCTGAAAACGCATATCAATTAATGGCATGTGGGGATATTGGAACAGAATTAGCTGTCTGGATTATAGATAAGGCAAAAAGTATTTAACTGCTAACCACTAATACAACTTTTTACACTCAACTACAGGGCTCGTTTTTACGAGCTTTTTTATTACCTAGAGGAACCGAAATGGCAGAACAAGTATCTGGTTTATTGATAAGAATTGATGCTGTTGAGGCAAAAAAAGAAGCGCTTAAGCTCAATCAGCAATTAGTAAATATGACAACATACGGCGATCGTGCTGGGAAATCTGCTGAGAATCTCGGTGGCTCACTTAGAACAGCAAGTAGTGCTGCCAAAGAGCTCCTTAAATATACAGCAACACTTATTACAATTGATAAGGCCGTCAGCATGGCTGATGGGTATGTTCAAATGGCCGCCCAAATAAGAAATGCTACAACTAGTGCCGCAGAATACGATAAGGTTCAAAAGCATTTACTTGAAACAGCTAATACTACTTATCGCTCCCTTAAGGAGGCTCAGCAAGTATATTTAGATGTGGGAGGCTCCCTTAAAGCGTATGGATACACAACCGAACAGGCTTTAAGGATCACTGATAGCTTATCGTTTAGTTTTACGCACAATGCTACAGCTGCGGATAAAGCAGCAACTGCTACAAACGCATTTATGGCAAGTGTCTACAGCGGTCAGGCGACTGGTGAGCAGTTTAGATCAATACTTTCCGCCATACCAAGTATTGTTGATGACTTATCAACAAGCATGGAAAAGTCGAAAGATATTATTTTAACAATGGGTAATGCTGGTCAAATTACAAGAGAGCAATTAACTCGTGCTTTTGACGAAAGTCGGGAAAAAAGTGAGCAATTAGCGAACAATATGGAAAACAGTCTTGCAGATGGTTTGACAGCTCTCTCTAACTCATTGACTGTATTTCTTGGAAATATAAACCAATCAACTGGAGCTACAAATTCAGCAGCAGCAGCATTGGGTATCTTGGGTGAAAATATAGATAAAGTGGCAATCTTAGGGGGTGTTGCAGCATCGATTTATGCTGGTCGCCTAGCTGCTGCGTTTGTAGTGTCTGCACAAAAAGCAGCATGGAATACTGCCGCTTTGATTACACAAACGGGGGCAATGATTGGCGCAAAAACAGCAGCAAACAACCTGTATCTTGCGCTCGGTGGTCCTGTAGGTTTGACAGTGGCTGTTGTTGGTGCTGCCGCATCAATATATTCACTAAGAGACGCAGCAAAAGAAACTACCCCAGTGCTAGAAAAACAAGCAAAAGAGGTTAAGGATCTGGTTGCCGAGTATGACAAATTGGACGAAGCTCAAAAAAGACAGGCATTGCGAGAGCAAATAGCAGATGTCCAAGAGTTAAGTGAGGCTCATAAAAAGCAATATCTAGCATTAACTGGTCTTGGTCGTGTTGTTATCAATAACACAGACCTAACTTTAAAAGATCGAGATGCAGCAAAGTCTCTTTATGATCAATATATAAATGGCAAGATCAGCGCAGAGCAATTTGCATCTGGTTTAAATAAACTAAATTCAGTTAATAAGGATCTTAAAGAAAGTATTGATAAGCAGGCAAACGCTACATCTTTAGCAAATAAAGCTTATGAAAAAGCTATTCAGCTTCGTGATTTGTTTCTAGGGCGCTCTAAAGATACTGTCAATTCTCATGATAATGAGACGGCGGCGCTACAACGTAAAAAGAAAGCATTGGATGATCTTAATCAAAGTAGCGAGCAGCAAAATGCCAAAAATGAATTATGGCTACGGAATGTTAAGGCTGCTGGTGGTGGGCAAAAAGGGCTTGATTGGGGCAACTTTATGGAGTCATGGCGTAGCCGCAACAACATTGCGTCAGACACTCATTTGAGCGATGAACAGCTCAAAATTGCATACAAAGAATATAATCTTGAGCAAGCGCGAAAGAAAGTTCAGGATGATATTACAAAATCCATTCAAGCGCAGAACAGCGAACTCAACAAGCAAGCCAAACTGACTAAAAACCTTGGTAATGGTCTAGTGAGTAACTCACACTTAAAAGGATTACCAATCAAAAGCCGTGAGTCCATTGCTGGCGGTAGTGTTCGCGGTTATACAGCGGAATTTGCTCAAATTCTTGGTAAAGAATTGAAAAGCTCAATCAATACTTTCACAGGGTTTAATGACAAGTTTCATAAGGGTAAAGGGGGTAGACATCCGCAAGGTCAGGCATTTGATATTCGTCTAAACGGCGGTTCCGATAGTGCAAAAGTAAACGCTCAAATTAAAGCATTAGCTGATAAATATGGCTACGTTGTGAAAACTTTAGATGAATATAAGAATCCATCTAAACACGCAACAGGTGGACATATGCATGTTAGTGTGACAGGGCGTAAAAAGGGGCAAGCTGGAGCGGTTGCTGACTTGGATATTTATGATGAGATTCAACGCCGTGAAGATGCTCAAGCCAATCAACGCATTCAACTCGCACTTGCCGTCGCGGATGAAAAAACGCGCATTGAGGCTCGATTGCAAGAAGATATTAAGGAAATCAGCCAAGCTGGCTTTTCGCCTGAGGAGACCGCTAAATTAATCGCTCAATATCGCGAACGTGCTGATGCTGAGATTGCTTTAGCTGAATATGCATTGCAGACAAAACTTGATGACTATAAAGATTTTCAGCGTTCAGAATCTGAATTGCTTGAAAAGAGTTTTATGCAGAAGAAGTTTTACGCCGCAAATGATATTGAGTTGAGTAAAGAAGAACGGCAAAAAGCCGTATCGCTTCTTGATGAGCAGTTAAAGCGAGAACAGGCTTTGCTTGAAATGGCAAAAGAGCAACGCCTATTTCAAATCCGATCTCAATTCATGTCTGAAGCGCAGGCAATGCAAGAGCGCTACAGACTCGAAGAGGCTGAACTGGTCAATATCAACGATCTGCAGGAGCGAAACTTTCAGCGCGCAATGATCCGCTTAAAGCAAGAGGAGGAAACTAGAAAGCGCATGAATGATGCTGCCATGGCTTGGGATCAGGTGCAGGCACAGATGCGTAACTCCAGTGGAATGATGCAAGTTGAACAGGATCGGTTTAGCAGGCTGGATGCATCGCAGAATGTATTTGATTCACAGATGGTAGCTGTTGATAACGGCGAACAAGGTGCATTACAACGCATTCAAGATCAATTGAATCAAGAGCTCATTACTCAGCAAGAGTTTGAGGACCAGAAGACATTGATTTTACAGACGGCGCTGCAAACACGGCAAGCTATCTATGATGAGCACGTGGCTAGACAGGCTGAGGTTGAAAAAGCATATCAAAAGGATTCGCTCAATCTTCAATTAACGCAGGCGCAGGAAACACTTGGTACTTGGGCTGGTTTGTTTGGCGATATGATGGGGGAGCAGTCTACCGCATACAAAGCTATGTTTGCTTTAGAGAAAGGTTTTGCTGTTGCTAAGGCAATGATGGCTATCCCTGAATCTTATTCAAAAGCATACAATGCTGTAGTTGGTATCCCTTATGTTGGTCCATACATGGCGCCAGTTATGGGGGCTGCGGCTGCGGCAGCTCAGGTTGCACAAGCTGCAAGCATCAAGAAAACCAATTTATCTGGCTTCTCATCCGGTGGATTCACTGGCTACGGCGGTAAATACGATCCTGCGGGTATCGTCCATCGCGGTGAAGTGGTCTGGTCGCAGGATGACATTAAGCGATGGGGTGGCGTCAGCAATGTCGAGTCTATGCGAACAAGCAACCCAAACCGCGAGATTCAGCAATCCAAGGCTATTCGAGAAAATCAGTCTGCGAGTAGCACGACCGTACAACCTAA
This window contains:
- a CDS encoding ORF6N domain-containing protein, with translation MNALINTPVCIADKQTSIIEYQSVPVMTTEQLADFYGTETDNVKKNFSNNTSRFIEGKHYFKVEGAELKAFKNMVTGIHHVPKHTARLMLWTEKGAARHAKILDTDQSWNVFEQLEDCYFNFKKQSQQNDLTLPNFADPAEAAIAWAAEYKAKQIAQQERDHAVATKAEIGKRREATAMATASAKSREAEKLKEQLGESKNYASIKAVETVTGEKFNWRTLKKWCQDNGKKIKDIYDANYGSVKTYPKDAWQAVYGIKLNSIFRA
- a CDS encoding DNA-binding protein, whose amino-acid sequence is MSTETIAHPQMKIRVIDPNDHEWLKQHANKHDRSINFIVNQAIKLYKQIQGAAV
- a CDS encoding BRO-N domain-containing protein; this encodes MANLTQFTFHDQHDIRIIDINGELWFVATDVANALDYRMASDMTRFLDDDEKGTHNLRTPSGSQDLSIINESGLYSAILKSRKPEAKRFKKWVTSEVLPAIRKTGKYEAPKPIEKRNYINNNDMLNLKRLIWCCAGYLDHKRSFTNAVYHSLRHVTGVPSPAKFEVEHLPAMAQEFQRILNIIEPYIEVRRECETKLIKRLLLNRGDSEGTLSKWLDDMKKSAFEADQYLQSKLPLVFNEGCMSLLQRNPAGTNMYDGFEELA
- a CDS encoding tape measure protein, translated to MAEQVSGLLIRIDAVEAKKEALKLNQQLVNMTTYGDRAGKSAENLGGSLRTASSAAKELLKYTATLITIDKAVSMADGYVQMAAQIRNATTSAAEYDKVQKHLLETANTTYRSLKEAQQVYLDVGGSLKAYGYTTEQALRITDSLSFSFTHNATAADKAATATNAFMASVYSGQATGEQFRSILSAIPSIVDDLSTSMEKSKDIILTMGNAGQITREQLTRAFDESREKSEQLANNMENSLADGLTALSNSLTVFLGNINQSTGATNSAAAALGILGENIDKVAILGGVAASIYAGRLAAAFVVSAQKAAWNTAALITQTGAMIGAKTAANNLYLALGGPVGLTVAVVGAAASIYSLRDAAKETTPVLEKQAKEVKDLVAEYDKLDEAQKRQALREQIADVQELSEAHKKQYLALTGLGRVVINNTDLTLKDRDAAKSLYDQYINGKISAEQFASGLNKLNSVNKDLKESIDKQANATSLANKAYEKAIQLRDLFLGRSKDTVNSHDNETAALQRKKKALDDLNQSSEQQNAKNELWLRNVKAAGGGQKGLDWGNFMESWRSRNNIASDTHLSDEQLKIAYKEYNLEQARKKVQDDITKSIQAQNSELNKQAKLTKNLGNGLVSNSHLKGLPIKSRESIAGGSVRGYTAEFAQILGKELKSSINTFTGFNDKFHKGKGGRHPQGQAFDIRLNGGSDSAKVNAQIKALADKYGYVVKTLDEYKNPSKHATGGHMHVSVTGRKKGQAGAVADLDIYDEIQRREDAQANQRIQLALAVADEKTRIEARLQEDIKEISQAGFSPEETAKLIAQYRERADAEIALAEYALQTKLDDYKDFQRSESELLEKSFMQKKFYAANDIELSKEERQKAVSLLDEQLKREQALLEMAKEQRLFQIRSQFMSEAQAMQERYRLEEAELVNINDLQERNFQRAMIRLKQEEETRKRMNDAAMAWDQVQAQMRNSSGMMQVEQDRFSRLDASQNVFDSQMVAVDNGEQGALQRIQDQLNQELITQQEFEDQKTLILQTALQTRQAIYDEHVARQAEVEKAYQKDSLNLQLTQAQETLGTWAGLFGDMMGEQSTAYKAMFALEKGFAVAKAMMAIPESYSKAYNAVVGIPYVGPYMAPVMGAAAAAAQVAQAASIKKTNLSGFSSGGFTGYGGKYDPAGIVHRGEVVWSQDDIKRWGGVSNVESMRTSNPNREIQQSKAIRENQSASSTTVQPKIIINTPPGTYAETSTGADGAITIDVVRREARDAVKQSWDRVGQSNSHESKQVRQNFDVKPRR
- a CDS encoding porin family protein, translating into MNKLFVAILASFAICSNAQAGNLSPKSVFAEYSYQKGDFENDNGVDMNGFGIGLSSSPQASGWWGKFEYQSNSDFDGDYYEVSGGGHYNFLSNDRFYALGTVGLGVGVLDVDSFDNTSYITIPLGLEAGVNLNKNFSVYGGVGYKWAFDVSNNDKTRCNDGSTSNSSGSGSCSHHGGVNYYYASNSIGDFDGVTYKAGLRYNF
- a CDS encoding Arc family DNA-binding protein, coding for MNIILWYMVVIYMSRVDPQLKLRLPLELKDKITESAASLGRSINADVVARLEQSFDQAGVELRQNEMIIDKDLYKELIGMRKDLLKMSKLIYDGFAPKFEEIKILPYSKPTNKAIAVGDTIKLNFTFGESNNSRFGNFSVLEYDGEIGIAELIGVTLDINYFEDYEDRIGSKYKFKKNDVVDVKKK